A region from the Chrysoperla carnea chromosome 4, inChrCarn1.1, whole genome shotgun sequence genome encodes:
- the LOC123298191 gene encoding coiled-coil domain-containing protein 186 isoform X3: MATGNNISDDESKYINKIQYVNDPSDQNTSMSVISNNESDKQVDNVNVEEVVAVGDEGISDCSPGASERDSYSPAPNDQRQRSSPKKSSPVTPNKFIESTSFNSDYPDNTSPSLNPPESLEETKIENEVHEQELSELRLSVAKYKVDLERAIDHIHYLEEVNLQQGLARAEVEAKYQTAIQRYESAKREKEATVMRYAVSEKNVIDQKNARELLEKQLRDAMKEIELLNNKVSLSASEKNRICQLFDNKCHELFSAQRECEKYKGNLFTTEQALKNTKSALKSEQEARRDLQHTIETLNSKLSAANTQIETAKREAQDSIRTFRESQENKAFMLDKQLKEVTANLILVRHECGDREQRSHYLQLELDKLQEKFEKVIQENNQLSLKVQQLELERFETDKKLAELRETKNKESEQTAKSIALESQLEQIKLKLESKEEKYKLMEIENDKLRQQNFELQNDIENCVHREEEMLKFTQTLTEKNVRLQSESSAIETKVQQLQCEQENLRRSTKEMQSKINILTKDLEDEKEGRNSENTLLTRHVAEKTQEIEKLKRELEYQKGENQVLKRKFDTTVKQMTKELQHCHKTIESLKNSEEMKNSYKSSSQSSDVSNSPSPINRAHETVNKEAATISTSKPANTTSTSTSPIVLDTPIELDKSALLEHVMRLQRISARKSEKLDFLESHVQTLVGELQKKSRLLQDYMVREQTGALTSNAMDNHKRKYIEKL; the protein is encoded by the exons ATGGCGACTGGAAATAATATATCAGACGATGAAtcgaaatacataaataaaattcaatatgtaAACGATCCAAGTGACCAAAATACAAGTATGAGTGTGATATCAAACAATGAGAGCGATAAACAAGTGGATAATGTTAATGTTGAAGAAGTAGTTGCTGTTGGAGATGAAGGTATTTCAGATTGTTCTCCAGGTGCTAGTGAACGGGATTCATATAGCCCAGCACCAAACGATCAAAGACAGAGGTCGTCACCAAAAAAATCAAGTCCTGTTAcaccaaataaatttattgagtctACAAGTTTTAATAGTGATTATCCTGATAATACAAGTCCAAGTTTAAATCCTCCAGA AAGTTTAGAAgagacaaaaattgaaaatgaagtaCATGAACAAGAATTATCAGAATTACGCTTATCTGTTGCAAAATACAAAGTAGATTTAGAGCGGGCTATAGATCATATCCATTATCTGGAAGAAGTCAATTTACAGCAGGGATTAGCTAGAGCAGAAGTAGAAGCCAAATATCAAACG gCGATACAACGGTATGAAAGTGCAAAAAGAGAAAAAGAAGCAACTGTTATGCGATATGCGGTTAGTGAAAAAAACGTTATTGATCAGAAGAATGCAAGagaattattagaaaaacaattGCGTGATGCAATGAAAGAGATTGAGttacttaataataaagtaTCGTTATCAGCATCGGaaaaaaatcgtatttgtcAATTATTTGACAATAAATGTCACGAATTATTTAGTGCACAAAGAGAATGCGAAAAATATAaaggaaatttatttacaacggaacaagctttaaaaaatactaaatcgGCGTTAAAAAGTGAACAGGAAGCACGTCgg gaTCTTCAACATACCATAGaaacattaaattcaaaattatcagCTGCTAATACGCAGATTGAAACAGCCAAACGTGAAGCACAAGACTCTATTCGTACTTTTCGTGAATCCCAAGAAAATAAAGCATTTATGCTTG ATAAACAGCTAAAAGAAGTTACGGCAAACTTAATATTGGTTCGACATGAATGTGGTGACAGGGAACAACGATCTCATTATCTGCAACTTGAACTGGATAAATtgcaagaaaaatttgaaaaagtgatTCAAGAGAATAATCAATTGTCGTTAAAG GTACAACAATTAGAATTGGAACGATTTGAAACGGATAAAAAATTAGCTGAATTACGTGAAACTAAAAACAAAGAATCTGAACAAACTGCAAAATCAATAGCATTAGAGTCTCAATTAGaacaaataaaacttaaattagaaag caaagaagaaaaatacaaattaatggAAATAGAAAACGATAAGTTaagacaacaaaattttgaacttcAAAACGATATAGAAAATTGTGTTCATCGTGAagaagaaatgttaaaatttacacAAACATTAACAGAGAAAAATGTTAGACTTCAATCTGAATCATCTGCTATTGAAACAAAA gtacAACAATTGCAGTGTGAACAAGAAAATTTACGTAGATCAACGAAAGAAAtgcaatcaaaaataaatatccttACAAAAGATTTGGAAGACGAAAAGGAAGGCCGAAACAGCGAAAATACTTTATTGACAAGACATGTAGCAGAAAAAACTcaggaaattgaaaaattaaaacgtgAGTTGGAATATCAAAAAGGTGAAAATCAAGTATTGAAACGAAAATTCGACACCACAGTTAAG cAAATGACAAAAGAATTACAGCATTGCCATAAAACGATTGAGTCCCTTAAAAATAGCGAAGAAATGAAAAACTCATATAAATCATCATCTCAATCGTCAGATGTTAGTAATTCACCTTCGCCTATTAATAGAGCTCACGAAACTGTTAATAAGGAGGCAGCCACCATCTCTACTTCGAAACCAGCCAATACTACATCC ACCAGCACAAGCCCCATAGTTTTAGATACACCAATTGAATTAGATAAATCTGCGTTATTGGAACATGTAATGCGATTGCAAAGGATAAGTGCAAGGAAATCCGAGAAATTAGATTTTCTAGAGAGTCATGTACAAACTTTAGTAGGAGAACTACAAAAGAAAAGTCGATTATTACAAGATTATATGGTTCGAGAACAGACAGGTGCTCTCACCTCTAATGCAATGGATAATCACAaa AGAAAATATATTGAGAAATTATAA
- the LOC123298194 gene encoding tubulin alpha-4 chain-like isoform X2 — MRECISIHVGQAGVQIGNSTWELYCLEHGIAPNGTLMKGEKSTADNCYTTFFSEIESGKMVPRAIMVDLEPTVIDEVRVGSYKQLYHPEQMITGKEDAANNYARGHYSIGKEMIGFVMDRIHKLAEQCNGLQGFFVFHSFGGGTGSGFSSLLMQKLSQDFGKKSKLEFVVYPAPQVCTAVVEPYNAVLTTHTTINHSDCAFMVDNEAIYDICRRKLGIERPDYTNLNRLISQVVSSITASLRFDGALNVDLTEFQTNLVPYPRIHFPLASYAPVVSSDKAYHEGMSVSEITAELFETTNQMVKCDPRQGKYMACCLLYRGDVVPKDVNAAIAFMKAKSNVRFVDWCPTGFKVGINYQAPTVVPGGDLARVQRAVCMLSNTTAIAAAWSKLNYKFDLMYAKRAFVHWYVSEGMEEGEFQEAREDLGTLEKDYEEVSLESNIPEGQADGDYFSP, encoded by the exons ATG AGGGAATGTATTTCGATTCATGTTGGTCAAGCCGGTGTTCAAATAGGAAATTCAACATGGGAACTATATTGTTTAGAGCACGGAATTGCACCTAATGGGACTTTAATGAAAGGAGAAAAATCAACGGCCGATAATTGTTACACAACTTTCTTCTCAGAAATTGAAAGTGGTAAAATGGTTCCAAGAGCAATAATGGTTGATTTGGAACCCACTGTAATCg ATGAAGTGCGAGTAGGAAGTTACAAACAATTGTATCATCCAGAACAAATGATTACTGGAAAAGAAGATGCGGCGAATAATTATGCAAGAGGGCATTATAGTATTGGAAAAGAAATGATTGGTTTTGTTATGGATCGAATACACAAGCTAGCTGAACAATGCAATGGATTACaaggattttttgtttttcattcattCGGAGGAGGTACAGGATCAGGATTTTCGTCTTTATTAATGCAAAAGTTAAGTCAAGATTTTGGGAAAAAAAGCAAATTAGAATTTGTAGTATACCCTGCACCCCAg GTGTGCACTGCTGTAGTAGAACCCTACAATGCTGTATTAACGACTCATACCACTATCAATCATTCAGATTGCGCATTTATGGTTGACAATGAAGCAATTTACGATATATGCCGAAGAAAATTAGGAATCGAACGACCAGATTATACTAACTTAAATCGATTAATTAGTCAAGTAGTATCGTCAATTACAGCGTCGTTACGTTTCGATGGCGCTTTAAACGTTGATTTAACAGAATTTCAAACCAATTTAGTTCCATATCCAAGAATTCACTTCCCATTAGCTTCTTACGCACCCGTTGTTTCGTCAGATAAAGCATATCACGAAGGAATGTCAGTGAGTGAAATAACTGCTGAATTATTTGAGACAACAAATCAAATGGTAAAATGTGATCCAAGGCAAGGCAAATACATGGCATGTTGTCTTTTATACCGTGGTGATGTTGTACCGAAAGATGTAAATGCTGCAATTGCATTCATGAAAGCAAAAAGTAATGTTCGATTTGTTGATTGGTGCCCGACAGGGTTTAAAGTAGGCATTAATTATCAAGCACCAACAGTTGTACCTGGTGGGGATTTAGCAAGAGTTCAACGTGCCGTTTGTATGCTATCAAATACTACCGCAATTGCGGCAGCCTGGAGCaaacttaattataaatttgatttaatgtaTGCTAAAAGAGCGTTCGTACATTGGTATGTTAGTGAAGGTATGGAAGAAGGTGAATTTCAAGAGGCTCGAGAGGATTTGGGTACTTTAGAAAAAGATTACGAAGAAGTATCTTTAGAATCAAATATTCCTGAGGGTCAGGCAGATGGCGATTATTTTTCtccataa
- the LOC123298194 gene encoding tubulin alpha-4 chain-like isoform X3, protein MECISIHVGQAGVQIGNSTWELYCLEHGIAPNGTLMKGEKSTADNCYTTFFSEIESGKMVPRAIMVDLEPTVIDEVRVGSYKQLYHPEQMITGKEDAANNYARGHYSIGKEMIGFVMDRIHKLAEQCNGLQGFFVFHSFGGGTGSGFSSLLMQKLSQDFGKKSKLEFVVYPAPQVCTAVVEPYNAVLTTHTTINHSDCAFMVDNEAIYDICRRKLGIERPDYTNLNRLISQVVSSITASLRFDGALNVDLTEFQTNLVPYPRIHFPLASYAPVVSSDKAYHEGMSVSEITAELFETTNQMVKCDPRQGKYMACCLLYRGDVVPKDVNAAIAFMKAKSNVRFVDWCPTGFKVGINYQAPTVVPGGDLARVQRAVCMLSNTTAIAAAWSKLNYKFDLMYAKRAFVHWYVSEGMEEGEFQEAREDLGTLEKDYEEVSLESNIPEGQADGDYFSP, encoded by the exons ATG GAATGTATTTCGATTCATGTTGGTCAAGCCGGTGTTCAAATAGGAAATTCAACATGGGAACTATATTGTTTAGAGCACGGAATTGCACCTAATGGGACTTTAATGAAAGGAGAAAAATCAACGGCCGATAATTGTTACACAACTTTCTTCTCAGAAATTGAAAGTGGTAAAATGGTTCCAAGAGCAATAATGGTTGATTTGGAACCCACTGTAATCg ATGAAGTGCGAGTAGGAAGTTACAAACAATTGTATCATCCAGAACAAATGATTACTGGAAAAGAAGATGCGGCGAATAATTATGCAAGAGGGCATTATAGTATTGGAAAAGAAATGATTGGTTTTGTTATGGATCGAATACACAAGCTAGCTGAACAATGCAATGGATTACaaggattttttgtttttcattcattCGGAGGAGGTACAGGATCAGGATTTTCGTCTTTATTAATGCAAAAGTTAAGTCAAGATTTTGGGAAAAAAAGCAAATTAGAATTTGTAGTATACCCTGCACCCCAg GTGTGCACTGCTGTAGTAGAACCCTACAATGCTGTATTAACGACTCATACCACTATCAATCATTCAGATTGCGCATTTATGGTTGACAATGAAGCAATTTACGATATATGCCGAAGAAAATTAGGAATCGAACGACCAGATTATACTAACTTAAATCGATTAATTAGTCAAGTAGTATCGTCAATTACAGCGTCGTTACGTTTCGATGGCGCTTTAAACGTTGATTTAACAGAATTTCAAACCAATTTAGTTCCATATCCAAGAATTCACTTCCCATTAGCTTCTTACGCACCCGTTGTTTCGTCAGATAAAGCATATCACGAAGGAATGTCAGTGAGTGAAATAACTGCTGAATTATTTGAGACAACAAATCAAATGGTAAAATGTGATCCAAGGCAAGGCAAATACATGGCATGTTGTCTTTTATACCGTGGTGATGTTGTACCGAAAGATGTAAATGCTGCAATTGCATTCATGAAAGCAAAAAGTAATGTTCGATTTGTTGATTGGTGCCCGACAGGGTTTAAAGTAGGCATTAATTATCAAGCACCAACAGTTGTACCTGGTGGGGATTTAGCAAGAGTTCAACGTGCCGTTTGTATGCTATCAAATACTACCGCAATTGCGGCAGCCTGGAGCaaacttaattataaatttgatttaatgtaTGCTAAAAGAGCGTTCGTACATTGGTATGTTAGTGAAGGTATGGAAGAAGGTGAATTTCAAGAGGCTCGAGAGGATTTGGGTACTTTAGAAAAAGATTACGAAGAAGTATCTTTAGAATCAAATATTCCTGAGGGTCAGGCAGATGGCGATTATTTTTCtccataa
- the LOC123298194 gene encoding tubulin alpha-4 chain-like isoform X1, whose product MLNQTMEFFKRECISIHVGQAGVQIGNSTWELYCLEHGIAPNGTLMKGEKSTADNCYTTFFSEIESGKMVPRAIMVDLEPTVIDEVRVGSYKQLYHPEQMITGKEDAANNYARGHYSIGKEMIGFVMDRIHKLAEQCNGLQGFFVFHSFGGGTGSGFSSLLMQKLSQDFGKKSKLEFVVYPAPQVCTAVVEPYNAVLTTHTTINHSDCAFMVDNEAIYDICRRKLGIERPDYTNLNRLISQVVSSITASLRFDGALNVDLTEFQTNLVPYPRIHFPLASYAPVVSSDKAYHEGMSVSEITAELFETTNQMVKCDPRQGKYMACCLLYRGDVVPKDVNAAIAFMKAKSNVRFVDWCPTGFKVGINYQAPTVVPGGDLARVQRAVCMLSNTTAIAAAWSKLNYKFDLMYAKRAFVHWYVSEGMEEGEFQEAREDLGTLEKDYEEVSLESNIPEGQADGDYFSP is encoded by the exons atgCTTAATCAAACAATGGAATTTTTTAAG AGGGAATGTATTTCGATTCATGTTGGTCAAGCCGGTGTTCAAATAGGAAATTCAACATGGGAACTATATTGTTTAGAGCACGGAATTGCACCTAATGGGACTTTAATGAAAGGAGAAAAATCAACGGCCGATAATTGTTACACAACTTTCTTCTCAGAAATTGAAAGTGGTAAAATGGTTCCAAGAGCAATAATGGTTGATTTGGAACCCACTGTAATCg ATGAAGTGCGAGTAGGAAGTTACAAACAATTGTATCATCCAGAACAAATGATTACTGGAAAAGAAGATGCGGCGAATAATTATGCAAGAGGGCATTATAGTATTGGAAAAGAAATGATTGGTTTTGTTATGGATCGAATACACAAGCTAGCTGAACAATGCAATGGATTACaaggattttttgtttttcattcattCGGAGGAGGTACAGGATCAGGATTTTCGTCTTTATTAATGCAAAAGTTAAGTCAAGATTTTGGGAAAAAAAGCAAATTAGAATTTGTAGTATACCCTGCACCCCAg GTGTGCACTGCTGTAGTAGAACCCTACAATGCTGTATTAACGACTCATACCACTATCAATCATTCAGATTGCGCATTTATGGTTGACAATGAAGCAATTTACGATATATGCCGAAGAAAATTAGGAATCGAACGACCAGATTATACTAACTTAAATCGATTAATTAGTCAAGTAGTATCGTCAATTACAGCGTCGTTACGTTTCGATGGCGCTTTAAACGTTGATTTAACAGAATTTCAAACCAATTTAGTTCCATATCCAAGAATTCACTTCCCATTAGCTTCTTACGCACCCGTTGTTTCGTCAGATAAAGCATATCACGAAGGAATGTCAGTGAGTGAAATAACTGCTGAATTATTTGAGACAACAAATCAAATGGTAAAATGTGATCCAAGGCAAGGCAAATACATGGCATGTTGTCTTTTATACCGTGGTGATGTTGTACCGAAAGATGTAAATGCTGCAATTGCATTCATGAAAGCAAAAAGTAATGTTCGATTTGTTGATTGGTGCCCGACAGGGTTTAAAGTAGGCATTAATTATCAAGCACCAACAGTTGTACCTGGTGGGGATTTAGCAAGAGTTCAACGTGCCGTTTGTATGCTATCAAATACTACCGCAATTGCGGCAGCCTGGAGCaaacttaattataaatttgatttaatgtaTGCTAAAAGAGCGTTCGTACATTGGTATGTTAGTGAAGGTATGGAAGAAGGTGAATTTCAAGAGGCTCGAGAGGATTTGGGTACTTTAGAAAAAGATTACGAAGAAGTATCTTTAGAATCAAATATTCCTGAGGGTCAGGCAGATGGCGATTATTTTTCtccataa
- the LOC123298191 gene encoding coiled-coil domain-containing protein 186 isoform X2, whose product MATGNNISDDESKYINKIQYVNDPSDQNTSMSVISNNESDKQVDNVNVEEVVAVGDEGISDCSPGASERDSYSPAPNDQRQRSSPKKSSPVTPNKFIESTSFNSDYPDNTSPSLNPPESLEETKIENEVHEQELSELRLSVAKYKVDLERAIDHIHYLEEVNLQQGLARAEVEAKYQTAIQRYESAKREKEATVMRYAVSEKNVIDQKNARELLEKQLRDAMKEIELLNNKVSLSASEKNRICQLFDNKCHELFSAQRECEKYKGNLFTTEQALKNTKSALKSEQEARRDLQHTIETLNSKLSAANTQIETAKREAQDSIRTFRESQENKAFMLDKQLKEVTANLILVRHECGDREQRSHYLQLELDKLQEKFEKVIQENNQLSLKVQQLELERFETDKKLAELRETKNKESEQTAKSIALESQLEQIKLKLESKEEKYKLMEIENDKLRQQNFELQNDIENCVHREEEMLKFTQTLTEKNVRLQSESSAIETKVQQLQCEQENLRRSTKEMQSKINILTKDLEDEKEGRNSENTLLTRHVAEKTQEIEKLKRELEYQKGENQVLKRKFDTTVKQMTKELQHCHKTIESLKNSEEMKNSYKSSSQSSDVSNSPSPINRAHETVNKEAATISTSKPANTTSTSTSPIVLDTPIELDKSALLEHVMRLQRISARKSEKLDFLESHVQTLVGELQKKSRLLQDYMVREQTGALTSNAMDNHKPAYFWRR is encoded by the exons ATGGCGACTGGAAATAATATATCAGACGATGAAtcgaaatacataaataaaattcaatatgtaAACGATCCAAGTGACCAAAATACAAGTATGAGTGTGATATCAAACAATGAGAGCGATAAACAAGTGGATAATGTTAATGTTGAAGAAGTAGTTGCTGTTGGAGATGAAGGTATTTCAGATTGTTCTCCAGGTGCTAGTGAACGGGATTCATATAGCCCAGCACCAAACGATCAAAGACAGAGGTCGTCACCAAAAAAATCAAGTCCTGTTAcaccaaataaatttattgagtctACAAGTTTTAATAGTGATTATCCTGATAATACAAGTCCAAGTTTAAATCCTCCAGA AAGTTTAGAAgagacaaaaattgaaaatgaagtaCATGAACAAGAATTATCAGAATTACGCTTATCTGTTGCAAAATACAAAGTAGATTTAGAGCGGGCTATAGATCATATCCATTATCTGGAAGAAGTCAATTTACAGCAGGGATTAGCTAGAGCAGAAGTAGAAGCCAAATATCAAACG gCGATACAACGGTATGAAAGTGCAAAAAGAGAAAAAGAAGCAACTGTTATGCGATATGCGGTTAGTGAAAAAAACGTTATTGATCAGAAGAATGCAAGagaattattagaaaaacaattGCGTGATGCAATGAAAGAGATTGAGttacttaataataaagtaTCGTTATCAGCATCGGaaaaaaatcgtatttgtcAATTATTTGACAATAAATGTCACGAATTATTTAGTGCACAAAGAGAATGCGAAAAATATAaaggaaatttatttacaacggaacaagctttaaaaaatactaaatcgGCGTTAAAAAGTGAACAGGAAGCACGTCgg gaTCTTCAACATACCATAGaaacattaaattcaaaattatcagCTGCTAATACGCAGATTGAAACAGCCAAACGTGAAGCACAAGACTCTATTCGTACTTTTCGTGAATCCCAAGAAAATAAAGCATTTATGCTTG ATAAACAGCTAAAAGAAGTTACGGCAAACTTAATATTGGTTCGACATGAATGTGGTGACAGGGAACAACGATCTCATTATCTGCAACTTGAACTGGATAAATtgcaagaaaaatttgaaaaagtgatTCAAGAGAATAATCAATTGTCGTTAAAG GTACAACAATTAGAATTGGAACGATTTGAAACGGATAAAAAATTAGCTGAATTACGTGAAACTAAAAACAAAGAATCTGAACAAACTGCAAAATCAATAGCATTAGAGTCTCAATTAGaacaaataaaacttaaattagaaag caaagaagaaaaatacaaattaatggAAATAGAAAACGATAAGTTaagacaacaaaattttgaacttcAAAACGATATAGAAAATTGTGTTCATCGTGAagaagaaatgttaaaatttacacAAACATTAACAGAGAAAAATGTTAGACTTCAATCTGAATCATCTGCTATTGAAACAAAA gtacAACAATTGCAGTGTGAACAAGAAAATTTACGTAGATCAACGAAAGAAAtgcaatcaaaaataaatatccttACAAAAGATTTGGAAGACGAAAAGGAAGGCCGAAACAGCGAAAATACTTTATTGACAAGACATGTAGCAGAAAAAACTcaggaaattgaaaaattaaaacgtgAGTTGGAATATCAAAAAGGTGAAAATCAAGTATTGAAACGAAAATTCGACACCACAGTTAAG cAAATGACAAAAGAATTACAGCATTGCCATAAAACGATTGAGTCCCTTAAAAATAGCGAAGAAATGAAAAACTCATATAAATCATCATCTCAATCGTCAGATGTTAGTAATTCACCTTCGCCTATTAATAGAGCTCACGAAACTGTTAATAAGGAGGCAGCCACCATCTCTACTTCGAAACCAGCCAATACTACATCC ACCAGCACAAGCCCCATAGTTTTAGATACACCAATTGAATTAGATAAATCTGCGTTATTGGAACATGTAATGCGATTGCAAAGGATAAGTGCAAGGAAATCCGAGAAATTAGATTTTCTAGAGAGTCATGTACAAACTTTAGTAGGAGAACTACAAAAGAAAAGTCGATTATTACAAGATTATATGGTTCGAGAACAGACAGGTGCTCTCACCTCTAATGCAATGGATAATCACAaa CCTGCCTATTTTTG GCGGAGGTAG
- the LOC123298191 gene encoding coiled-coil domain-containing protein 186 isoform X1, with protein sequence MATGNNISDDESKYINKIQYVNDPSDQNTSMSVISNNESDKQVDNVNVEEVVAVGDEGISDCSPGASERDSYSPAPNDQRQRSSPKKSSPVTPNKFIESTSFNSDYPDNTSPSLNPPESLEETKIENEVHEQELSELRLSVAKYKVDLERAIDHIHYLEEVNLQQGLARAEVEAKYQTAIQRYESAKREKEATVMRYAVSEKNVIDQKNARELLEKQLRDAMKEIELLNNKVSLSASEKNRICQLFDNKCHELFSAQRECEKYKGNLFTTEQALKNTKSALKSEQEARRDLQHTIETLNSKLSAANTQIETAKREAQDSIRTFRESQENKAFMLDKQLKEVTANLILVRHECGDREQRSHYLQLELDKLQEKFEKVIQENNQLSLKVQQLELERFETDKKLAELRETKNKESEQTAKSIALESQLEQIKLKLESKEEKYKLMEIENDKLRQQNFELQNDIENCVHREEEMLKFTQTLTEKNVRLQSESSAIETKVQQLQCEQENLRRSTKEMQSKINILTKDLEDEKEGRNSENTLLTRHVAEKTQEIEKLKRELEYQKGENQVLKRKFDTTVKQMTKELQHCHKTIESLKNSEEMKNSYKSSSQSSDVSNSPSPINRAHETVNKEAATISTSKPANTTSTSTSPIVLDTPIELDKSALLEHVMRLQRISARKSEKLDFLESHVQTLVGELQKKSRLLQDYMVREQTGALTSNAMDNHKAEVAKSKGVMASMFNSRVSDNNLTLELSLDINRKLQAVLEDTILKNITLKESVDTLGQEIERLKSEIKTNVT encoded by the exons ATGGCGACTGGAAATAATATATCAGACGATGAAtcgaaatacataaataaaattcaatatgtaAACGATCCAAGTGACCAAAATACAAGTATGAGTGTGATATCAAACAATGAGAGCGATAAACAAGTGGATAATGTTAATGTTGAAGAAGTAGTTGCTGTTGGAGATGAAGGTATTTCAGATTGTTCTCCAGGTGCTAGTGAACGGGATTCATATAGCCCAGCACCAAACGATCAAAGACAGAGGTCGTCACCAAAAAAATCAAGTCCTGTTAcaccaaataaatttattgagtctACAAGTTTTAATAGTGATTATCCTGATAATACAAGTCCAAGTTTAAATCCTCCAGA AAGTTTAGAAgagacaaaaattgaaaatgaagtaCATGAACAAGAATTATCAGAATTACGCTTATCTGTTGCAAAATACAAAGTAGATTTAGAGCGGGCTATAGATCATATCCATTATCTGGAAGAAGTCAATTTACAGCAGGGATTAGCTAGAGCAGAAGTAGAAGCCAAATATCAAACG gCGATACAACGGTATGAAAGTGCAAAAAGAGAAAAAGAAGCAACTGTTATGCGATATGCGGTTAGTGAAAAAAACGTTATTGATCAGAAGAATGCAAGagaattattagaaaaacaattGCGTGATGCAATGAAAGAGATTGAGttacttaataataaagtaTCGTTATCAGCATCGGaaaaaaatcgtatttgtcAATTATTTGACAATAAATGTCACGAATTATTTAGTGCACAAAGAGAATGCGAAAAATATAaaggaaatttatttacaacggaacaagctttaaaaaatactaaatcgGCGTTAAAAAGTGAACAGGAAGCACGTCgg gaTCTTCAACATACCATAGaaacattaaattcaaaattatcagCTGCTAATACGCAGATTGAAACAGCCAAACGTGAAGCACAAGACTCTATTCGTACTTTTCGTGAATCCCAAGAAAATAAAGCATTTATGCTTG ATAAACAGCTAAAAGAAGTTACGGCAAACTTAATATTGGTTCGACATGAATGTGGTGACAGGGAACAACGATCTCATTATCTGCAACTTGAACTGGATAAATtgcaagaaaaatttgaaaaagtgatTCAAGAGAATAATCAATTGTCGTTAAAG GTACAACAATTAGAATTGGAACGATTTGAAACGGATAAAAAATTAGCTGAATTACGTGAAACTAAAAACAAAGAATCTGAACAAACTGCAAAATCAATAGCATTAGAGTCTCAATTAGaacaaataaaacttaaattagaaag caaagaagaaaaatacaaattaatggAAATAGAAAACGATAAGTTaagacaacaaaattttgaacttcAAAACGATATAGAAAATTGTGTTCATCGTGAagaagaaatgttaaaatttacacAAACATTAACAGAGAAAAATGTTAGACTTCAATCTGAATCATCTGCTATTGAAACAAAA gtacAACAATTGCAGTGTGAACAAGAAAATTTACGTAGATCAACGAAAGAAAtgcaatcaaaaataaatatccttACAAAAGATTTGGAAGACGAAAAGGAAGGCCGAAACAGCGAAAATACTTTATTGACAAGACATGTAGCAGAAAAAACTcaggaaattgaaaaattaaaacgtgAGTTGGAATATCAAAAAGGTGAAAATCAAGTATTGAAACGAAAATTCGACACCACAGTTAAG cAAATGACAAAAGAATTACAGCATTGCCATAAAACGATTGAGTCCCTTAAAAATAGCGAAGAAATGAAAAACTCATATAAATCATCATCTCAATCGTCAGATGTTAGTAATTCACCTTCGCCTATTAATAGAGCTCACGAAACTGTTAATAAGGAGGCAGCCACCATCTCTACTTCGAAACCAGCCAATACTACATCC ACCAGCACAAGCCCCATAGTTTTAGATACACCAATTGAATTAGATAAATCTGCGTTATTGGAACATGTAATGCGATTGCAAAGGATAAGTGCAAGGAAATCCGAGAAATTAGATTTTCTAGAGAGTCATGTACAAACTTTAGTAGGAGAACTACAAAAGAAAAGTCGATTATTACAAGATTATATGGTTCGAGAACAGACAGGTGCTCTCACCTCTAATGCAATGGATAATCACAaa GCGGAGGTAGCAAAATCAAAAGGAGTAATGGCGTCCATGTTCAATTCCCGTGTATCAGACAACAATTTAACATTAGAACTCTCATTGGATATTAACAGAAAACTGCAAGCTGTATTAGAAGATACGATACTCAAAAATATCACTTTGaaa gaaAGTGTGGATACATTGGGACAAGAAATTGAACGCCTAAAGTCAgagataaaaacaaatgtaactTAA